A single window of Nicotiana sylvestris chromosome 5, ASM39365v2, whole genome shotgun sequence DNA harbors:
- the LOC138869305 gene encoding uncharacterized protein: MNSSQVNCTITDKEFLTIVFAIEKFRQYLMGAKVIVHTDHAALCYLMRKNNSKARLMRWLLLLQEFDIDIQNRKEVKIKCQSTCLVWRRRGGRIMAMKSMTPSLDEQILAISMKEVSWFADLANFLMCGIIPDEFFSNQRKKLKRDCQDYYSDEPYLFRICTDRVIRRCVPEEEQTKILGACHSSPYGGHHSGARAATKVLSCGFLLAHFLQ; this comes from the coding sequence atgaatagttCCCAAGTCAACTGTACCATTACGGACAAAGAGTTCCTTACCATTGTGTTTGCAATTGAGAAGTTCCGCCAgtacttgatgggtgcaaaagtTATTGTCCATACGGATCATGCTGCGCTTTGTTATCTTATGAGAAAGAACAATTCCAAagctcggttgatgagatggttgcttttgttgcaagagtttgatattgacatccaaaatagaaaggaagtgaaaatcaagtgtCAAAGcacttgtctcgtttggaggaggaggggaggccgtaTAATGGCCatgaaatcaatgactccttcccTCGATGAGCAAATATTGGCTATTTCAATGAAAGAAGTGTCATGGTTCGCGGATCTAGCAAATTTTCTTATGTGTGGAATCATCCCAGATGAGTTCTtctcaaaccaaaggaagaagctcaaacgagaTTGTCAAGATTATTATTCAGATGAACCATACCTCTTTCGGATTTGTACGGATAGGGTGATAAGAAGATGTGTACCGGAAGAAGAACAAACTAaaattcttggggcttgtcattcttcgcCATATGGTGGTCATCATAGTGGAGCGAGAGCGGCaaccaaagttcttagttgtggtttTTTATTAGCGCACTTTTTACAATGA
- the LOC138869306 gene encoding uncharacterized protein: MHGGVLEEEYFHKVWYTAGYHKRWGSHFCNKAFDTLLTKYGVTHKLTNPYHPQERGQVEVSNREIKSILSKTVNANRMDWSKKFDDSLWANRTAYKRLIEHKAMWALKKLNLERDDATNLRVAHLNKLDDFRYSANTSSSLYKEKMKYLHDKYIWNKEFKVGDLVLLVNSRLSMFPRKLKSKWSGPFEIVGVTYFGALDLKN, translated from the coding sequence ATGCATGGTGGCgttcttgaagaagaatattttcacaaggtttggtacaCCGCAGGCTATCATAAGCGATGGGGGTCACATTTCTGCAACAAAGCCTTTGACACCTTACttaccaagtatggtgtcactcataaacTCACGAATCCCTATCATCCACAAGAAAGAGGTCAAGtagaagtctccaaccgggagataaagagtattttgtccaaaacagtGAATGCTAATCGGATGGATTGGTCCAaaaaatttgatgattctttatGGGCtaatcggacggcttacaaaagaCTTAttgagcacaaggccatgtgggctctAAAGAAATTGAATCTTGAGAGGGATGATGCCACTAACTTGAGGGTCGCACATTTGAATAAGTTGGATGATTTCCGGTACAGTGCAAACACAAGTTCGTCcttatacaaagaaaagatgaaatatcttcatgacaaATACATTTGGAATAAAGAGTTCAAGGTGGGCGATCTTGTATTGTTGGTCAACTCAAGGTTGAGTATGTTTCCCAGGAAGCtaaagtctaaatggagtggtCCTTTTGAAATTGTGGGTGTGACATATtttggtgcattggacttgaagAACTAA